The Arachis hypogaea cultivar Tifrunner chromosome 14, arahy.Tifrunner.gnm2.J5K5, whole genome shotgun sequence genome has a segment encoding these proteins:
- the LOC140178474 gene encoding wall-associated receptor kinase-like 1 has product MRLRIASEIAGALFYLHSAASQPIYHRDVKSTNILLDGKYRAKVADFGASRMISIEDTHITTVVQGTFGYLDPEYFHTSQLTEKSDVYSFGVVLLELLTGQKPLSFLGSNEAKSLASYFVLFMEKDRMFDIIDDRVIKEGEKEHIIAVANLAYRCLELNGKSRPTMKEVTRELDEIWKLERKSNNAQQNHHEEIKHPAIEYHHPWFADSAPDICPSNITHTSESEVMHILTQ; this is encoded by the coding sequence ATGCGTTTGAGAATTGCATCTGAGATTGCAGGAGCTTTGTTTTACTTACATTCAGCTGCTTCTCAACCAATCTATCACAGAGACGTGAAGTCAACAAATATTTTGTTGGATGGAAAGTACAGAGCAAAAGTAGCTGACTTTGGAGCTTCTAGAATGATCTCTATCGAAGATACTCATATCACCACAGTAGTTCAAGGGACTTTCGGATATTTGGATCCTGAATACTTCCATACTAGCCAATTGACAGAAAAGAGTGATGTTTATAGTTTTGGAGTCGTTCTTCTTGAACTATTAACAGGACAAAAACCGTTATCCTTCTTAGGATCTAACGAAGCGAAAAGTTTGGCTTCCTATTTTGTTCTTTTCATGGAGAAAGATCGTATGTTTGACATAATCGATGATAGGGTGATAAAAGAAGGGGAGAAAGAGCACATAATTGCTGTTGCGAATCTTGCATATAGATGCTTAGAGCTCAATGGGAAAAGTAGGCCAACTATGAAAGAAGTCACAAGAGAATTGGATGAAATCTGGAAATTGGAGAGGAAGTCTAATAATGCACAacaaaatcatcatgaagaaatTAAGCATCCCGCAATTGAATATCACCATCCATGGTTTGCAGATTCTGCTCCTGATATATGTCCAAGCAACATAACACACACCTCAGAGTCAGAGGTTATGCATATTCTTACCCAGTAA
- the LOC140178259 gene encoding wall-associated receptor kinase-like 8 → MTDLRVLKKVGVVLEWEIHNSSITLPCSGYCVNTNITSAKNNHSGRRCYCRGYSDGNPYIEGGCSHVDDGYHEEDGSKKVIIGVFSSVGSVILLLCVSWPVYEVVRRRIVKNRMGKNYRKNGGVLLELKKDIFGEVNVDKVKHFTLMAIFMNICMAKMRTCQ, encoded by the exons ATGACAGATCTTCGGGTTTTGAAGAAAGTTGGGGTGGTGCTTGAATGGGAGATTCATAACTCATCCATAACACTCCCTTGCTCAGGTTACTGTGTCAACACTAACATTACATCTGCAAAGAACAATCACTCAGGTCGGAGATGTTACTGCCGCGGATACTCCGATGGCAATCCCTACATTGAAGGAGGCTGCAGCCACGTCGACG ATGGATACCACGAAGAAGATGGGTCAAAAAAAGTTATCATAG GTGTTTTCTCGAGTGTTGGATCTGTCATTTTACTACTCTGTGTTTCATGGCCGGTTTATGAAGTTGTAAGGAGAAGAATAGTAAAGAACCGCATGGGAAAAAACTACAGAAAGAACGGAGGTGTCCTGCTAGAATTAAAAAAGGATATCTTCGGGGAAGTTAATGTTGACAAAGTTAAACACTTTACCTTAATGGCAATCTTTATGAATATTTGCATGGCCAAAATGAGGACTTGCCAATGA